The following proteins are encoded in a genomic region of Candidatus Zixiibacteriota bacterium:
- a CDS encoding 4Fe-4S binding protein — protein sequence MPGITIDKDHCKGCELCVRVCPQKIISMSKEITVRGYYYAQLHDPSRCIGCRICALTCPDVAIEVHSHGLMFELFEY from the coding sequence ATGCCCGGCATCACGATAGACAAGGACCACTGCAAAGGATGCGAACTCTGTGTGCGTGTCTGCCCTCAGAAGATCATCTCGATGTCCAAAGAGATAACAGTGCGCGGATATTACTACGCCCAATTGCATGATCCATCACGATGTATCGGCTGCCGTATATGCGCCCTGACCTGCCCCGACGTGGCCATCGAAGTACACTCGCATGGATTGATGTTTGAACTTTTTGAATATTAA
- a CDS encoding cobalamin biosynthesis protein CbiA — protein sequence MNKHERPSFIERILIIVGGYGSGKTEVAVNLSRYLAQTTADKVAIADLDIVNPYFRSRETNSALEALGVRCINPTGGEFYADLPIILPEIKGAIERRDELLVLDVGGDDAGARVLSSLAGSFEAGSYEMMLVLNGNRPFTADVEGCLKMIGEIEESSRLKFTGIISNTHLLDETTATTVLDGLRLAREVGKRSGLAVKFLAGLRTLLGATEFDDVDLPVLPLERLLLKPWESGAQ from the coding sequence GTGAATAAGCATGAGCGCCCCAGCTTCATAGAGCGGATACTGATTATTGTCGGCGGCTACGGCAGCGGCAAGACAGAAGTGGCCGTGAACCTGAGCCGTTACCTGGCTCAGACGACTGCCGACAAGGTGGCCATAGCCGATCTGGACATTGTCAATCCGTACTTTCGTTCGCGCGAAACCAACAGCGCCCTGGAAGCACTCGGCGTGCGATGCATCAACCCGACCGGAGGTGAGTTCTACGCCGACCTGCCGATTATCCTCCCGGAAATCAAAGGCGCCATTGAACGCCGCGACGAACTGTTGGTGCTGGATGTGGGCGGTGACGATGCCGGAGCCAGGGTGCTGAGTTCGTTGGCCGGTTCTTTTGAAGCCGGAAGCTATGAAATGATGTTGGTGCTGAACGGTAATCGTCCCTTCACGGCCGATGTCGAAGGATGCCTGAAGATGATCGGTGAGATTGAGGAGTCATCCCGATTGAAATTCACCGGTATAATATCGAACACGCACCTGCTTGATGAGACGACTGCCACCACCGTGCTCGACGGTCTCAGACTGGCTCGGGAGGTCGGCAAACGAAGCGGCCTGGCGGTGAAGTTTTTGGCCGGCTTAAGGACACTACTTGGAGCCACTGAGTTCGATGATGTCGACTTACCGGTGTTGCCGTTGGAACGGCTGCTGTTGAAACCTTGGGAGAGCGGCGCGCAGTGA